The Anabrus simplex isolate iqAnaSimp1 chromosome 1, ASM4041472v1, whole genome shotgun sequence genome window below encodes:
- the LOC136858326 gene encoding uncharacterized protein, whose amino-acid sequence MCKYGLLLLAWIAIGAQGQEDMPNLEQAAAAEQRLSDQIRVILEHYKKPDPVGIPGANIPDPFPVPDMTKTILTATGTMKDMRVYGLSRFRVRYMETELTKMEVSAGVQIDKMFIEGSYTIRFFLSRSQGKFNVSLDNVQTEGMVKLMVGRDGKLQADNIDMDFTYSNMKVNLENSARSSVTNSFISGMIPFVIDGLKPYILREVNRDVRADINKQIAELPHMFPNSISPLDFMISDARRLVQFMGYDPYKLPDYTYTAGMTYMHLSHIWVMGLASFHRVGNITVGFEKHVMKTGIHVGTLKLGGRCHWEASTLGGYLTRAGAAQFTVDYMQVHAMLSQPLDTRQHPKLENFDVKLGDFEIRVAGTGTFDYVIELIANLLPNLLRYHITSAIETKVRASIQEALDRVDMEELIEERLQQLERMTEE is encoded by the exons GCCAAGAGGACATGCCAAACCTTGAGCAAGCAGCGGCAGCTGAGCAACGCCTATCTGACCAGATCCGTGTGATCCTGGAGCACTACAAAAAGCCAGATCCCGTAGGCATACCTGGAGCAAACATACCGGACCCGTTCCCAGTACCAGATATGACCAAAACCATCCTCACGGCGACAGGTACCATGAAGGACATGCGTGTCTACGGCTTGTCCCGCTTCCGTGTGCGGTACATGGAGACAGAACTCACCAAAATGGAG GTATCGGCGGGAGTTCAAATTGATAAGATGTTCATCGAGGGATCCTACACAATACGATTTTTCTTGTCAAGATCGCAAGGTAAATTCAATGTTTCCCTCGATAATGTACAAACTGAAGGCATGGTGAAGCTTATGGTTGGTCGTGATGGCAAACTACAAGCTGATAACATCGATATGGACTTCACCTACTCCAATATGAAGGTCAACCTGGAGAATTCTGCGCGTAGCAGTGTAACCAACAGTTTCATCAGTGGGATGATCCCGTTCGTCATAGATGGACTTAAGCCTTACATCCTCAGAGAGGTCAACCGGGATGTTCGAGCAGATATAAACAAACAGATAGCTGAACTGCCACACATGTTCCCCAATTCAATATCGCCACTGGACTTCATGATATCGGACGCGCGAAGGCTAGTCCAATTTATGGGGTACGATCCCTATAAACTCCCTGACTATACCTACACAGCAGGAATGACGTACATGCATTTGAGTCATATCTGGGTGATGGGGCTTGCTTCTTTCCACAGAGTAGGTAACATAACTGTTGGTTTCGAGAAACACGTGATGAAGACTGGTATTCACGTCGGTACACTAAAACTAGGGGGCCGTTGCCACTGGGAAGCAAGCACGTTAGGTGGTTATCTCACCCGAGCCGGCGCGGCCCAATTTACTGTCGATTACATGCAGGTACATGCGATGCTTAGTCAGCCTTTAGATACGAGACAGCACCCCAAACTTGAAAATTTCGATGTTAAACTCGGAGATTTTGAGATTAGAGTGGCAGGCACCGGTACGTTCGACTATGTCATCGAGCTCATTGCTAACCTACTTCCCAATCTGCTTCGATACCACATTACGAGTGCTATCGAGACGAAAGTCAGGGCAAGTATCCAAGAGGCGCTAGATCGGGTAGATATGGAAGAGCTAATCGAAGAGAGGTTGCAACAGCTAGAGCGAATGACAGAAGAATGA